From the Rhodocyclaceae bacterium genome, one window contains:
- a CDS encoding anion permease, which translates to MHRVSQALAMIVLACAATLFLWPAADPAQATTLKVVALAVFAIGLWATAAVPEYLVALAFLFLAAVTAVVPNEVVFSGFTTSTLWLVFGGLIMAEAVRASGLGLRLASHLLGAFSGSYRRALIGTMLVTTVLCFVMPATVGRILLMVPILLAFCERLGLKPGSKGFNGIMLVMLIGSFQVGAAILPANIPNLVLAGSAESMYGVQILYLEYLKLHFPVQGFAKAVMTVLLIDWLFRDRVSPPRVSAPLPPMSPVEWRMAVILASALALWATDFVHHIRPGWIGMGAGLACLLPRLGIIDVHAMNDRVKLSGFFYIGAVLGVAAMIDAAKLSTVVGAWLPSLLGLAAGADYWNFQMLSLVATLTSMLATSPGQPALLGPLAGDLAAITGWNVKTVLMLYGIGFSTILLPYQVPPVIVGLYAAGIPVREAARVFPVQALLTLLLLWPLNFAWWWLLGYFV; encoded by the coding sequence TGCGCAGCGACGCTGTTCCTGTGGCCGGCCGCCGATCCCGCGCAGGCGACCACGCTCAAGGTCGTCGCGCTTGCCGTGTTCGCGATCGGCCTGTGGGCGACGGCGGCGGTACCGGAGTACCTGGTCGCCCTCGCCTTCCTGTTCCTCGCGGCGGTCACCGCGGTCGTTCCGAACGAGGTCGTCTTCTCGGGCTTCACCACCAGCACCCTCTGGCTGGTGTTCGGCGGGCTGATCATGGCCGAGGCGGTGCGCGCGTCCGGCCTGGGCCTGCGCCTGGCCTCGCACCTGCTGGGCGCCTTCAGTGGAAGCTATCGGCGTGCGCTGATCGGCACCATGCTGGTCACCACCGTGCTCTGCTTCGTGATGCCCGCGACGGTGGGCCGCATCCTGCTGATGGTGCCCATCCTGCTGGCATTCTGCGAAAGGCTGGGACTGAAGCCCGGCAGCAAGGGCTTCAACGGCATCATGCTCGTGATGCTGATCGGCAGTTTCCAGGTGGGCGCGGCGATCCTGCCGGCGAACATCCCGAACCTCGTGCTCGCCGGATCCGCCGAATCGATGTACGGCGTACAGATCCTCTACCTCGAGTACCTGAAGCTGCACTTTCCGGTACAGGGGTTCGCCAAGGCGGTGATGACGGTCCTGCTGATCGACTGGCTGTTCCGCGACCGCGTGTCGCCGCCGCGGGTGTCTGCCCCGCTGCCGCCGATGTCTCCGGTCGAGTGGCGCATGGCGGTGATCCTGGCCAGCGCGCTGGCGCTGTGGGCCACCGACTTCGTGCATCACATACGCCCAGGCTGGATCGGCATGGGCGCCGGGCTCGCATGCCTGCTGCCTCGGCTGGGCATCATCGACGTGCATGCGATGAACGACCGGGTGAAGCTGTCCGGCTTCTTCTACATCGGTGCGGTGCTTGGCGTGGCCGCGATGATCGACGCGGCGAAGCTGTCGACCGTCGTCGGCGCCTGGCTGCCGTCGCTGCTCGGCCTTGCCGCCGGGGCTGACTACTGGAATTTCCAGATGCTGTCGCTGGTGGCAACGCTCACCTCGATGTTGGCGACGAGTCCGGGGCAGCCTGCGCTGCTCGGGCCGCTTGCCGGGGACCTCGCGGCGATCACCGGCTGGAACGTCAAGACCGTGCTGATGCTCTATGGCATCGGTTTCTCCACCATCCTGCTGCCGTACCAGGTGCCCCCGGTCATCGTCGGGCTCTATGCCGCCGGCATCCCGGTGCGCGAAGCCGCGCGAGTATTCCCGGTGCAGGCGCTGCTCACCTTGCTGCTGCTGTGGCCGCTGAACTTCGCCTGGTGGTGGCTGCTCGGCTACTTTGTCTGA
- a CDS encoding NADH:flavin oxidoreductase/NADH oxidase: protein MSLLFSPLRLRALELPNRIQVSPMCQYSAVDGSMNDWHLMHYGSLALSGAGLLVIEATHVSAQGRITHGCSGLYSDDNAAALARVLGFCRAHSTMPIGIQLGHAGRKASSERPWEGRGSLKAGADPWPVVAASDLPFAQDWPVPAVLDRDALSAIREAFVRATERAAALGLDLIELHSAHGYLLSTFLSPLSNHRTDEYGGSRENRMRFPLEIFAAMRAAWPAERPMGVRIHGSDWTDGGWGVDDAVAYAAALQALGCDYVTVSSGGVASAAQIPVGPGYQVDLAEAVRRATGIVTCAVGMITGAAQAEAILAEGRADQVALARAMLFNPHWPWAAAAALGASNAMPPQYARAAAATWRGTIPTGAA, encoded by the coding sequence ATGAGCCTGCTGTTCTCCCCGTTGCGCCTGCGCGCGCTCGAACTGCCCAACCGTATCCAGGTATCGCCAATGTGCCAGTACAGCGCGGTCGACGGCTCGATGAACGACTGGCACCTGATGCACTACGGCAGCCTGGCCCTGTCCGGTGCCGGCCTGCTGGTGATCGAAGCTACCCACGTGAGCGCGCAGGGGCGAATCACCCATGGCTGCAGCGGCCTCTACAGCGACGACAACGCAGCTGCGCTGGCCCGCGTGCTCGGCTTCTGCCGAGCCCATTCCACCATGCCGATCGGCATCCAGCTCGGGCATGCCGGCCGCAAGGCATCGAGCGAGCGGCCGTGGGAAGGCCGCGGCAGCCTGAAAGCCGGCGCAGATCCCTGGCCAGTGGTGGCCGCGTCCGACCTTCCGTTCGCGCAGGACTGGCCGGTACCGGCGGTACTGGACCGCGACGCACTGAGTGCGATACGCGAGGCCTTCGTGCGCGCGACCGAGAGGGCCGCTGCACTGGGCCTTGACCTGATCGAACTGCACTCCGCGCACGGCTACCTGCTGTCGACCTTCCTCTCGCCGCTGTCCAATCACCGCACCGACGAGTACGGCGGCAGCCGGGAGAACCGGATGCGCTTTCCGCTCGAGATCTTTGCGGCCATGCGTGCCGCGTGGCCGGCGGAGCGTCCGATGGGCGTACGCATCCACGGCAGCGACTGGACGGACGGCGGCTGGGGCGTGGACGACGCCGTGGCCTATGCGGCCGCCCTGCAGGCGCTGGGCTGCGACTACGTGACCGTCTCCAGTGGCGGCGTGGCGAGCGCCGCGCAGATCCCGGTCGGACCGGGCTACCAGGTGGACCTTGCCGAGGCGGTGCGCCGCGCAACCGGCATCGTTACCTGCGCGGTCGGCATGATAACCGGTGCCGCCCAGGCCGAAGCCATCCTTGCAGAGGGCCGGGCCGATCAGGTCGCGCTCGCGCGCGCGATGCTGTTCAATCCGCACTGGCCCTGGGCTGCCGCCGCCGCCCTGGGCGCCTCGAACGCGATGCCACCGCAGTACGCAAGGGCCGCTGCCGCGACCTGGCGCGGCACGATCCCGACCGGGGCGGCGTGA
- a CDS encoding glucose 1-dehydrogenase → MRLKNKVSIITGSARGIGQSTALKFAREGGKVVVCDLTPELIQETVATIRSGGGEAIGCLVDVRDMQSIRRMVDEVLSTFGRIDVLVNNAGIVKDAQLKNMTDEQFDLVIDINLKGVYNCTRAVVDTMLQQQSGVILSSSSIVGLYGNFGQTNYAATKGAVISMTKTWAKELGRKGIRANAVCPGFIGTTILNSMPERVLRAMEEKVPLGRLGKPEEIADAFAFLASDEASYINGIVLEVGGGVTL, encoded by the coding sequence GTGCGCCTGAAAAACAAGGTATCAATCATCACCGGTTCGGCACGCGGCATCGGTCAGTCAACTGCCCTCAAGTTCGCGCGCGAGGGGGGCAAGGTAGTCGTCTGCGACCTGACGCCGGAACTGATCCAAGAGACCGTCGCCACTATCAGGAGCGGCGGGGGCGAGGCGATCGGCTGCCTCGTCGATGTCCGCGACATGCAATCGATCCGCAGGATGGTCGATGAGGTCCTGTCGACCTTCGGCCGCATCGACGTGCTGGTGAACAACGCCGGTATCGTCAAGGATGCGCAGCTGAAGAACATGACCGACGAGCAGTTCGACCTGGTGATCGACATCAACCTGAAGGGTGTCTACAACTGCACCCGTGCGGTCGTCGACACGATGCTCCAGCAGCAGTCGGGCGTGATCCTCAGTTCTTCGTCGATCGTCGGGCTGTACGGAAACTTCGGGCAGACCAACTATGCGGCCACCAAGGGCGCGGTGATCAGCATGACCAAGACGTGGGCGAAGGAACTCGGGCGCAAGGGCATCCGCGCGAACGCGGTCTGTCCGGGGTTCATCGGCACCACGATCCTCAATTCCATGCCGGAGCGGGTGTTGCGTGCGATGGAAGAGAAGGTACCGCTGGGTCGCCTCGGCAAGCCGGAAGAGATCGCGGACGCGTTCGCTTTCCTCGCTTCGGACGAAGCGAGCTACATCAACGGCATCGTCCTGGAAGTCGGCGGCGGCGTCACGCTCTGA